A single region of the Salipaludibacillus sp. LMS25 genome encodes:
- the celB gene encoding PTS cellobiose transporter subunit IIC: MNKFMEVLEKFLMPVADKLNNNRYLTALRDGFMVALPLIIFGSIFVVIANLPFLDRLIGEEAFGVYQSSLSSASNGTLTIMGLFVIIGIGYKLTQSYEGEAIYGGVAALAAFLILTPQVLEGVEGVIPTASLGAEGMFVGIFTAFLAAELYRFFTTKGFTIKMPEGVPSAVARSFSALIPMTFTLTSFLVVRIIFDITPYESIQDFIYTVVQAPLTALGAGLPATIVAVLLIQLFWFFGLHGQIIVNSVFDPIWYALANENLQAFQSGEALPHIVSKQFIDSFIVGMGGSGMTLAVIIGIFMIGKSRQMKEIGKLGAPAGIFNVNEPIIFGLPIIMNPLVLIPWLLAPVVVAVFTYFTMAAGIVPAPTGVIVPWTTPTILNGALATSSWQGGVLQAVNIVIVLMIWWPFLRIMDKQFYEIERKQH, encoded by the coding sequence ATGAATAAATTTATGGAAGTACTAGAAAAGTTTTTAATGCCGGTGGCAGACAAGTTAAACAACAACCGCTATTTAACGGCTCTACGTGATGGATTTATGGTAGCACTACCGTTAATTATTTTTGGTTCTATCTTCGTTGTAATAGCTAATTTGCCGTTTCTAGATCGTCTTATAGGTGAGGAAGCATTTGGGGTATATCAAAGTTCGCTAAGCTCTGCCTCCAATGGCACCTTAACAATTATGGGATTATTCGTTATTATTGGAATTGGATATAAACTTACTCAGAGTTATGAAGGGGAAGCTATTTATGGTGGTGTAGCAGCACTTGCAGCTTTTTTAATCTTGACACCACAAGTACTTGAAGGAGTAGAAGGAGTTATCCCAACAGCAAGTCTAGGCGCTGAAGGCATGTTTGTTGGTATATTCACGGCCTTTTTAGCGGCAGAGTTGTATCGGTTTTTTACAACGAAAGGATTTACGATCAAAATGCCAGAAGGTGTCCCTTCAGCAGTAGCCAGATCCTTCAGTGCATTAATTCCTATGACCTTTACGCTTACCTCTTTTCTAGTCGTGAGAATTATTTTTGATATCACCCCTTATGAAAGTATTCAGGATTTCATTTATACCGTCGTTCAAGCACCATTGACAGCGTTAGGAGCAGGTCTGCCTGCTACAATCGTTGCTGTTCTTTTAATACAACTATTTTGGTTTTTCGGTCTTCACGGTCAAATTATTGTCAATTCAGTATTTGATCCGATCTGGTATGCATTAGCCAACGAAAATTTGCAAGCCTTTCAATCAGGAGAAGCCTTACCCCATATTGTCAGTAAACAGTTTATAGACTCTTTCATCGTTGGAATGGGCGGCTCAGGGATGACGTTAGCAGTTATTATCGGTATATTTATGATCGGAAAAAGCCGTCAAATGAAAGAAATTGGGAAATTAGGTGCTCCAGCTGGTATTTTTAATGTTAACGAGCCAATTATATTTGGCTTACCAATTATCATGAATCCGCTCGTGCTCATACCGTGGCTTTTGGCTCCAGTAGTAGTGGCAGTATTTACGTACTTTACAATGGCAGCAGGTATTGTTCCAGCACCAACAGGGGTTATTGTCCCATGGACGACACCAACGATACTAAATGGCGCATTAGCTACAAGTTCTTGGCAAGGCGGTGTCCTTCAAGCTGTTAATATAGTCATCGTCTTAATGATATGGTGGCCGTTCTTACGCATCATGGATAAGCAATTCTATGAGATAGAAAGAAAACAACACTAA
- a CDS encoding PTS lactose/cellobiose transporter subunit IIA produces the protein MEQPIDLTETAFQIILYAGNGKGSAMEAIQEAKEGNFTRADELLDEAGAELTKAHEFQTKLIQKEAAGEQNPINVLLIHSQDHLMTSMTVRDLAVEIIEIYRQKN, from the coding sequence ATGGAACAACCGATTGATTTAACAGAGACAGCCTTTCAAATTATTCTTTATGCTGGTAACGGTAAAGGGAGTGCGATGGAGGCGATTCAAGAAGCTAAAGAAGGAAATTTTACAAGGGCAGACGAGCTTTTAGACGAAGCGGGGGCGGAATTGACGAAAGCCCATGAATTTCAAACAAAGCTTATACAGAAGGAAGCAGCAGGCGAACAAAATCCGATAAACGTATTATTGATTCACTCACAGGATCATTTAATGACATCCATGACGGTTCGTGATTTAGCTGTAGAAATAATAGAAATATATCGACAGAAGAATTAA
- a CDS encoding glycoside hydrolase family 1 protein gives MTGQYKFPTNFWWGSAASATQMEGAANEGGKGENIWDHWYKTEPDRFFEGVGPETTSDFYHQYKEDIKRMKETGHNSFRFSISWARLIPGGEGEVNEEAVNFYNDVIDELLQHDIEPFVNLYHFDMPKELQDKGGFENRDVVALFADYAKQCFDLFGDRVKMWFTFNEPIVPVEGGYLYDFHYPNIVDARKAFQVAYNTMLASALAISHFRKLDVKGQIGIILNLTPSYPRSQHPADLKAAHIADLFFNRSFLDPAVLGEFPSELTQLLKDYDHLPAYKEEDLAVIKENTVDILGVNYYQPRRVKAKDHVPNSESPFMPDWFFDNYEMPGRKMNPYRGWEIYEKGIYDIMINLKNNYGNIPSFISENGMGVQDEQRFLKDGRIEDDYRINFIKGHLTWLHKAIEEGCHTKGYHLWTFMDNWSWMNAYKNRYGFYSVDLETKERTAKKSAYWFKEVAKNNGF, from the coding sequence GTGACAGGACAATATAAATTTCCAACTAACTTTTGGTGGGGCAGTGCCGCCTCTGCGACGCAAATGGAAGGAGCTGCGAATGAAGGAGGTAAGGGTGAGAATATTTGGGACCATTGGTATAAAACAGAACCAGATCGTTTTTTTGAAGGTGTAGGCCCTGAAACGACCTCGGATTTTTACCATCAATATAAAGAAGATATTAAACGAATGAAGGAAACCGGGCACAATTCGTTTCGCTTCTCTATCTCTTGGGCACGTCTTATCCCTGGAGGAGAAGGTGAGGTTAACGAGGAAGCCGTTAACTTTTACAACGATGTGATTGATGAACTATTACAACACGATATTGAACCGTTTGTTAATTTATATCACTTCGATATGCCGAAAGAGCTGCAAGATAAAGGTGGGTTTGAAAATCGTGACGTGGTTGCTTTATTTGCTGATTATGCGAAACAGTGTTTCGATCTATTTGGAGATCGGGTAAAAATGTGGTTCACGTTTAATGAACCGATTGTCCCTGTTGAAGGCGGTTATCTTTATGATTTTCATTACCCGAACATCGTTGATGCCCGGAAAGCCTTTCAAGTAGCTTACAATACGATGCTTGCCAGCGCTCTTGCCATAAGTCATTTTCGAAAATTGGATGTAAAGGGGCAAATCGGAATTATTTTAAATTTGACACCGTCTTATCCGAGGAGTCAGCATCCTGCTGATTTAAAAGCGGCGCATATAGCAGATCTCTTTTTCAACAGGAGCTTCTTAGATCCAGCTGTTTTAGGAGAATTTCCAAGTGAACTCACTCAATTACTAAAAGACTATGACCACCTGCCAGCGTATAAGGAAGAAGATTTAGCTGTAATTAAAGAGAACACTGTTGATATACTCGGAGTCAACTATTATCAGCCACGCCGAGTCAAAGCGAAAGATCACGTGCCAAACTCTGAATCGCCGTTTATGCCAGATTGGTTTTTTGATAACTATGAGATGCCAGGAAGAAAAATGAACCCGTACAGAGGCTGGGAAATTTACGAAAAAGGCATCTATGACATTATGATAAATCTAAAAAACAACTACGGAAATATCCCGTCATTTATTTCCGAAAACGGGATGGGTGTTCAAGACGAACAGCGTTTTCTAAAAGATGGTCGTATTGAGGATGATTATCGAATAAACTTTATTAAAGGGCACCTCACATGGCTCCATAAAGCCATTGAGGAAGGATGTCATACGAAAGGCTATCATTTATGGACATTTATGGATAACTGGTCGTGGATGAATGCTTATAAAAATCGATACGGTTTCTATTCCGTCGACCTAGAAACGAAAGAGCGTACGGCGAAGAAAAGTGCCTATTGGTTTAAAGAAGTAGCTAAGAATAACGGATTTTAA
- a CDS encoding BglG family transcription antiterminator gives MINPRFIKTLRELIAADAPITSDYLANVNHVSPRTIRADIKMLNRQLRSHNATIVSIRGKGYRLDIYDNEQFRKFLQTIVETQNNNDVTVPGTPEERIVFVMKKLLLAEGYVKIDDLADDIHVSKSTLQNDLKEVKHIFSNYGLTLAKRPNYGLKVTGSEMKLRFCLAEYLFDRTKETATTILTNQLSDLIDADKYQAIWTIILERIKQNGMTLSDIAINNLFIHIVIAYKRVVSGHHVSLVNEENQDMKDQKEYEVACDIIRDTEKQLQVTFPDSEVAYITLHLLGTKILANHHMKVEDLTPIIDDDYLQLTKKLLDDIEKKLKLDIAEDEELIMAMSLHLKPAINRYRYSMNIRNPLLQDIKKTYPMAFEAGIIAGITLQELTNVTIDENEIGYLALHIGAAIERRNLRVDKPKRAIIVCASGVGSAQMIKYKLKSRFADKIEVVKTTEYYKLSQCSLADIDVIISSLPIQEELPVPIVYVNTILTDNDFSRVDHFIADRHMTVGHYLYRDLILVNQACETKDEVLKLLADHLQKRGFVDNTFIEGLYSREQIAPTSYGNLVAIPHPITPMWEETFVAVCTLEKPVMWGDKPVQLVCLLNVKKESTEDLECLYALLTKIVESPALVQECLKCKEEKEIMKVLLKGVDVP, from the coding sequence ATGATAAACCCCCGCTTTATAAAAACATTAAGAGAACTGATCGCAGCAGATGCTCCTATAACAAGTGATTATTTAGCGAATGTGAATCACGTGTCGCCTCGAACGATACGAGCTGATATTAAAATGCTCAATAGGCAGCTGAGGTCACATAATGCTACCATTGTGTCTATTCGTGGTAAGGGCTATCGCCTTGACATTTATGACAATGAACAATTTAGGAAATTTTTACAAACTATTGTAGAGACACAGAATAACAACGACGTTACGGTGCCTGGTACCCCAGAAGAGCGCATCGTTTTTGTCATGAAAAAGTTACTATTGGCGGAAGGGTACGTAAAAATTGACGATTTAGCGGATGACATTCATGTGAGTAAATCCACTTTGCAAAACGATTTAAAAGAAGTGAAACATATTTTTTCTAACTATGGCTTAACCTTGGCCAAAAGGCCCAATTACGGCTTGAAGGTAACCGGAAGCGAGATGAAATTACGCTTTTGTTTAGCAGAATATTTATTTGACAGAACGAAGGAAACAGCCACAACGATTTTGACAAATCAGTTATCAGATTTAATTGATGCGGATAAATATCAAGCTATTTGGACGATCATTCTTGAACGGATTAAACAAAATGGGATGACATTATCAGATATTGCTATTAATAATTTATTTATTCATATAGTCATCGCCTATAAACGTGTGGTATCCGGCCATCATGTATCTTTAGTCAATGAGGAAAATCAAGACATGAAAGATCAAAAAGAATATGAAGTGGCATGTGACATTATTAGAGATACAGAAAAGCAGCTCCAAGTGACATTCCCTGATTCAGAAGTAGCTTACATTACGTTACACTTACTCGGTACAAAAATATTAGCTAATCATCATATGAAAGTGGAAGATTTGACTCCCATCATTGATGACGACTACCTTCAGCTAACCAAAAAATTGCTAGATGACATCGAAAAGAAATTAAAGCTCGATATTGCAGAAGATGAAGAGCTGATAATGGCAATGAGTCTGCATTTGAAACCTGCCATTAATAGATATCGCTATAGTATGAACATTAGAAATCCATTGTTGCAAGATATTAAAAAGACGTATCCTATGGCGTTTGAAGCAGGGATCATTGCTGGAATAACATTGCAAGAGCTAACGAACGTCACCATTGATGAAAATGAAATTGGCTATTTGGCTCTTCATATTGGAGCTGCCATAGAAAGGCGTAATTTGAGAGTGGATAAGCCGAAGCGGGCGATTATCGTGTGTGCTTCTGGTGTGGGCAGTGCCCAAATGATTAAATATAAATTAAAATCCCGCTTTGCGGATAAAATTGAGGTCGTGAAAACGACCGAATATTACAAACTTAGCCAGTGCTCATTAGCGGACATCGATGTTATTATAAGCTCACTACCAATTCAAGAAGAGCTCCCTGTCCCGATCGTTTATGTAAATACCATTTTGACAGATAATGATTTTTCAAGAGTGGATCATTTTATAGCAGATCGTCACATGACGGTGGGACACTACCTTTATCGCGATTTAATTTTAGTTAATCAGGCGTGTGAGACAAAAGATGAGGTACTAAAACTGTTAGCCGATCATTTGCAAAAACGAGGTTTTGTGGACAACACCTTTATAGAAGGTCTCTACAGCCGTGAACAAATTGCACCAACTTCATACGGAAACTTAGTAGCCATTCCCCACCCTATTACCCCCATGTGGGAAGAGACTTTCGTAGCGGTTTGTACACTGGAAAAGCCCGTCATGTGGGGAGACAAACCAGTGCAACTCGTTTGTCTATTGAATGTGAAAAAAGAGAGCACGGAAGATTTAGAATGTTTGTATGCCCTCTTAACAAAGATAGTTGAAAGCCCTGCTTTAGTACAGGAATGTTTAAAGTGTAAAGAGGAAAAAGAGATTATGAAAGTGCTATTAAAAGGAGTGGATGTGCCGTAA